A genomic region of Rhodothermales bacterium contains the following coding sequences:
- a CDS encoding AAA family ATPase, with amino-acid sequence MQKTLVFLTGPPAVGKMTVGEELSRMTGMPLFHNHLSIDAILPVFPFGHPAFNRIVKQIRESVISEAAESDLPGLVFTYVWAHNVPEDTDYVRHLTGLFESRGGRVIYPELWADQATRLERNEGESRLLAKPVKRDIEASRKHLLEVDVKYRLWSDGDFPMQPHVRIDTTEMEPAEAAERIARHFGLERVAG; translated from the coding sequence ATGCAGAAGACCCTCGTCTTCCTGACCGGACCGCCTGCCGTAGGCAAGATGACGGTTGGGGAGGAGTTGAGCCGGATGACCGGCATGCCGCTCTTCCACAACCACCTGTCTATCGACGCGATCCTGCCGGTCTTTCCGTTCGGCCATCCCGCGTTCAACCGCATCGTCAAGCAGATCCGGGAGAGCGTCATCTCTGAGGCTGCAGAGAGCGACTTGCCCGGGCTCGTTTTCACGTATGTGTGGGCGCACAACGTGCCTGAGGACACGGACTACGTGCGGCACCTTACCGGCTTGTTCGAATCCCGAGGAGGACGGGTGATCTATCCGGAGCTGTGGGCCGACCAGGCCACCCGACTGGAACGGAACGAGGGTGAGTCCCGCCTTTTGGCCAAACCGGTCAAACGCGATATCGAGGCCTCCCGCAAGCACCTGCTGGAGGTGGATGTGAAATACCGCCTGTGGAGTGATGGAGACTTCCCGATGCAGCCGCATGTCAGGATCGACACCACCGAAATGGAGCCGGCGGAGGCTGCGGAGCGCATCGCCCGGCATTTTGGACTGGAGCGGGTGGCGGGTTGA
- a CDS encoding ThuA domain-containing protein: protein MRFLLITALLAGCAAAPDNPHLVQYEGSEGPGVGKHIVFLAGDHEYRSEEILPAWARIMARHYGFETSVFFTLDEEGFIEPGSSRIAGLDVLGDADLLVLGLRFQDFPEAEMQHIVDYLDRSGPVIGIRTSTHAFAIEDGPHAHYAWNYQGDDYHLGFGRQVLGETWAGHYGTNHEQASRLLVQEIEHPILRGVTGGHVVSGGYEALPEPPFTVLVRGEVLNGMTADAPPDTTKELMPVAWTRTHGDDARVFTTTHGASEDFLDPGFRRLLVNATLWAAGLEGEIHADGPIEFVGPYHPVEFAFDGYRLGVRPSELRGWDSPILPPDRPTEQ from the coding sequence ATGCGATTCCTACTGATTACCGCCCTCCTCGCCGGGTGCGCCGCCGCGCCGGACAATCCGCATCTGGTTCAATACGAGGGCTCGGAAGGGCCAGGCGTCGGCAAGCACATCGTCTTCCTGGCCGGCGATCACGAGTACCGCTCCGAGGAGATCCTGCCGGCCTGGGCACGCATCATGGCCCGCCACTACGGATTCGAGACCAGCGTCTTCTTCACGCTGGATGAGGAGGGGTTCATTGAACCAGGCAGCTCGCGCATCGCGGGACTGGATGTTCTGGGCGATGCGGATCTGCTGGTTCTCGGCCTGCGCTTCCAGGACTTCCCCGAGGCCGAGATGCAGCACATCGTGGACTACCTGGACCGATCGGGACCGGTAATCGGAATTCGTACTTCCACCCATGCTTTCGCCATCGAAGACGGCCCTCATGCCCACTACGCCTGGAACTATCAGGGAGACGACTACCACCTGGGATTCGGGCGACAAGTCCTTGGAGAGACCTGGGCCGGCCATTACGGGACCAACCACGAGCAGGCCTCGCGCCTTCTGGTGCAGGAAATCGAGCACCCGATCCTCCGGGGCGTCACCGGAGGGCACGTGGTTTCCGGGGGCTACGAGGCCCTCCCGGAGCCGCCCTTCACGGTGCTCGTGCGGGGAGAGGTGCTGAACGGCATGACGGCAGATGCCCCTCCCGACACCACCAAGGAGTTGATGCCGGTGGCATGGACGCGCACGCACGGCGACGATGCCCGGGTCTTCACCACCACGCACGGCGCGTCCGAGGACTTCCTGGATCCGGGCTTTCGACGGCTTCTGGTCAACGCTACCCTGTGGGCGGCAGGACTCGAGGGTGAGATCCATGCCGACGGGCCCATCGAATTCGTCGGTCCCTATCACCCGGTCGAATTCGCCTTTGACGGATATCGTCTCGGTGTGCGGCCCTCCGAACTGCGCGGCTGGGACTCGCCTATCCTGCCTCCGGACAGACCCACCGAGCAATGA
- a CDS encoding endonuclease/exonuclease/phosphatase family protein, with protein MRVLTANLFSDRTDPAAFVEVLISNEVDVACVQELGASLADPIASVLPHGGLFPNEATRGLGIATRHPVEIASVPIPKRPGVSALLDPAHWPGLPRPMEVINWHVMGPHTWPYFPNPNTRRAHLRQLDEWMWQHPQMPRAVLGDYNASPIWPFYRAMRSRLEDAVLLSGDPPPRTWPALGLGGLIRIDHCFVSGLTCTRARRVELPGSDHFGLLVDLKPVE; from the coding sequence ATGCGCGTCCTGACGGCCAATCTATTCAGCGACCGGACCGACCCGGCTGCCTTCGTGGAGGTGTTGATCTCGAATGAGGTAGACGTGGCGTGCGTGCAGGAGTTGGGTGCCAGCCTCGCCGACCCTATCGCCTCCGTCCTTCCACATGGCGGACTGTTTCCCAACGAGGCCACGCGCGGCCTGGGCATCGCAACGCGGCATCCGGTAGAAATCGCCAGCGTCCCGATCCCAAAGAGACCCGGCGTTTCTGCGCTTCTGGACCCTGCGCACTGGCCCGGGCTGCCCCGACCCATGGAGGTCATCAACTGGCACGTGATGGGTCCACACACCTGGCCATACTTCCCGAACCCGAACACCCGCCGCGCACACCTCAGGCAACTGGATGAATGGATGTGGCAACATCCCCAGATGCCGCGTGCCGTGCTGGGAGACTACAACGCTTCGCCCATCTGGCCCTTCTATCGGGCGATGCGCTCCCGGCTCGAAGACGCGGTTCTGCTGTCCGGAGACCCACCGCCGCGCACATGGCCGGCGCTTGGGCTGGGCGGCTTGATCCGCATCGACCACTGCTTCGTCAGTGGTTTGACCTGCACGCGCGCCCGGCGCGTGGAACTACCGGGCTCCGATCACTTTGGTCTGCTGGTTGATCTGAAACCGGTAGAATGA
- a CDS encoding TonB-dependent receptor, whose translation MRHLIPLLVLILGVCQVAAQSADTLEAALPTVIVTAERSPSELARSTAAVSVIEPDQLRLIPTRHPVDLLTMAPGLTFLRVDGLGFEPQAVTRGFYGGGEAEYVVLLLNGRPVNNLENGLINWDRLATTPGTRIEVLRGGASSLYGDAALGAVVNVISDHVPNERTLRLQGGGFGLVTATAAIAEERFSAAGRYSDSGGFRDHAERSSLTLQGSGDVPGSPLTVSAGFTDRDVRTPGPLRSSDTAKNTSSLDFFRFDRLDERVAHAALSGDWPLAGGSLTADLSVQRRELDLTRTLPLSAEFADTQTRLADANTMRVSALLTDLSTGKVRLTVGFDASRGALDTRYYAVHTGDEVSYAAASGTRGELQSEGKASRYSAALYVHADISATERLKLTLGSRLDGIVDPFEPRARDAAFASDLDASDKAFSPKAGLNYRYYSAPGRVGNLYLSAGRSFKAPTLDQRYDLRAFPVPFPPFSIRIANPALTPQKGTSYEAGFYHTHHGLTVSGAAYTMDMTDEIDFSFETFSNVNIGKSRHRGVELGVTAEAPTGRLLANYTLQDVTHSAGEHAGNAVKAIPRHAWSVGGHANRGEYSAGLMARGHAGMWVDDANTQDIPDYWTLDVRLAWESPRAQVSLDLYNLLDRTYYSTAFGDPAGSDVQFRFPAAGRSAVIGIEFTF comes from the coding sequence ATGCGACACCTGATCCCCCTCCTGGTCCTGATCCTTGGCGTGTGTCAGGTAGCCGCGCAGTCTGCGGACACGCTGGAAGCGGCCCTGCCGACCGTCATTGTAACGGCTGAGCGTAGTCCCTCGGAGTTGGCGCGCTCCACCGCGGCCGTTTCCGTCATCGAGCCCGATCAGCTTCGGCTGATACCGACTCGGCACCCGGTCGACCTGCTGACCATGGCTCCGGGGCTCACCTTCCTGCGCGTCGACGGATTGGGCTTCGAGCCGCAAGCCGTGACGAGGGGATTCTACGGTGGCGGCGAGGCTGAATACGTGGTGCTGCTGCTGAATGGCCGCCCGGTCAACAACCTGGAAAATGGCCTGATAAACTGGGATCGACTGGCGACGACGCCGGGCACCCGCATCGAAGTGCTGCGCGGGGGCGCCTCGAGCCTCTACGGCGATGCCGCCCTGGGCGCCGTCGTAAACGTGATCTCGGACCACGTTCCGAACGAACGCACGCTCCGGCTTCAGGGTGGTGGGTTTGGTCTGGTTACGGCCACTGCCGCCATCGCCGAAGAGCGTTTTTCTGCTGCCGGCCGGTATTCGGACTCGGGCGGATTTCGGGACCACGCGGAGCGCTCATCCCTGACGCTGCAGGGCTCGGGCGATGTGCCCGGCAGCCCACTCACCGTCTCAGCCGGGTTCACGGATCGAGACGTCCGAACGCCAGGGCCGCTCAGGTCCAGCGATACTGCCAAAAACACTTCCAGCCTTGACTTCTTCCGGTTCGACCGCCTGGACGAGCGCGTGGCCCACGCGGCACTTTCGGGAGACTGGCCGCTTGCAGGGGGGAGTCTCACGGCCGACCTGAGTGTGCAACGTCGCGAACTGGATTTGACCCGCACGCTTCCGTTGAGCGCCGAGTTTGCTGACACGCAGACGCGGCTGGCTGACGCGAACACCATGCGCGTCTCTGCACTTTTGACGGATCTCTCGACCGGCAAGGTGCGCCTCACCGTGGGGTTCGACGCATCGCGGGGTGCCCTGGATACCCGGTACTATGCTGTGCACACAGGGGACGAAGTCTCGTACGCCGCGGCCAGCGGCACGCGCGGGGAGCTGCAATCCGAGGGGAAGGCCTCCCGCTACTCGGCGGCGCTTTACGTCCATGCCGATATCTCCGCAACCGAACGCCTGAAGTTGACATTGGGAAGTCGCCTGGATGGGATCGTGGACCCATTCGAACCACGGGCACGCGACGCGGCCTTCGCCTCCGACCTTGATGCTTCCGACAAGGCCTTCAGCCCGAAGGCCGGCCTCAACTACCGCTACTACTCCGCGCCAGGCCGAGTCGGCAACCTCTACCTCAGCGCGGGCCGCTCCTTCAAGGCCCCCACGTTGGATCAACGCTACGACCTCCGGGCTTTTCCGGTGCCGTTTCCACCGTTCTCAATCCGAATCGCCAATCCGGCCCTGACCCCGCAGAAAGGCACCAGCTACGAGGCGGGATTCTACCACACCCACCACGGGCTAACGGTCTCAGGAGCGGCCTATACGATGGACATGACGGACGAGATTGACTTCAGCTTCGAGACCTTCTCCAACGTCAACATCGGGAAGAGCAGGCACCGTGGTGTGGAATTGGGAGTGACCGCCGAGGCGCCGACCGGGCGGCTGCTGGCCAACTACACCCTGCAGGACGTCACGCACAGCGCCGGCGAGCACGCCGGCAATGCGGTGAAAGCGATCCCGCGTCATGCCTGGTCCGTTGGCGGACACGCGAACCGCGGGGAATACTCGGCCGGTCTCATGGCGCGTGGTCACGCCGGCATGTGGGTCGACGACGCCAATACCCAGGACATTCCGGACTACTGGACGCTGGATGTCCGTCTTGCCTGGGAGAGTCCCCGCGCGCAGGTCAGCCTGGATCTTTATAACCTGCTGGACCGCACGTACTACAGCACCGCATTCGGCGACCCGGCCGGATCCGACGTGCAGTTCCGGTTCCCCGCCGCCGGCCGCTCGGCCGTGATCGGCATCGAGTTCACGTTCTGA
- a CDS encoding metal-dependent hydrolase — MPFTPFHLGLAAVIKAATPHRFSFLIFAGSQVLMDLEVAIRMVKGTELLHGMSHTVPGALVIGAVAALIGRPVTQFVMDIVDGGKVSKLAAWSGAMVGTLSHVLLDAFMHADMEPWWPLGESNALLGMVQLDLLHALLGWGLVIGGVAVVVRRRLAP, encoded by the coding sequence ATGCCTTTCACCCCCTTCCACCTGGGCCTTGCCGCCGTCATCAAGGCGGCCACACCCCACCGGTTCAGTTTTCTGATCTTCGCCGGGTCGCAGGTCCTGATGGACCTTGAAGTGGCCATTCGCATGGTGAAGGGTACAGAGCTCCTGCACGGGATGAGCCACACGGTGCCGGGGGCACTGGTCATTGGGGCCGTTGCAGCGCTCATCGGCCGTCCTGTCACGCAGTTTGTGATGGACATTGTCGATGGCGGGAAGGTGAGCAAGTTGGCGGCCTGGTCAGGGGCGATGGTCGGCACGCTTTCGCATGTGCTGCTGGATGCGTTCATGCACGCGGACATGGAGCCTTGGTGGCCACTGGGTGAATCCAACGCGCTGCTGGGGATGGTGCAGCTGGATTTGCTGCACGCGCTCCTTGGGTGGGGGCTGGTGATTGGCGGGGTCGCAGTTGTCGTCCGTCGCAGGTTGGCGCCGTAG
- a CDS encoding SIMPL domain-containing protein (The SIMPL domain is named for its presence in mouse protein SIMPL (signalling molecule that associates with mouse pelle-like kinase). Bacterial member BP26, from Brucella, was shown to assemble into a channel-like structure, while YggE from E. coli has been associated with resistance to oxidative stress.), which translates to MHRQAILSIVLVGLLATGASGQPAADFALGSQVEVSALGSVTVDPDYAMLAVQVDVQEDSPADAARVMSRRIDAIMDALGDLGVRDSDVPDRTFSLRTNRDYQRGNEVVGYRASTTLHIRSAEVDALAPLLSAALEHGATDISGVTFHTVAEDSLRRVALERAVDSARKDAAAIAEAHDLALGALVSITTDSRRRQQVALGRPLDMPGLDEVVVTSAAVSPRRVTIRAQVTAAWLIAKPTNTDR; encoded by the coding sequence ATGCACAGACAAGCCATTCTTTCAATTGTCCTGGTCGGGCTGCTGGCTACAGGGGCCTCGGGCCAGCCAGCGGCCGACTTTGCCCTCGGCTCCCAGGTTGAGGTCTCCGCCCTCGGTTCGGTAACCGTGGACCCGGACTACGCCATGCTGGCCGTCCAGGTGGACGTGCAGGAAGACTCGCCTGCAGACGCGGCCCGGGTCATGTCGAGGCGGATCGACGCGATCATGGATGCGCTCGGGGACCTAGGGGTGCGAGACTCTGATGTGCCCGATCGCACATTCAGCCTGCGCACCAACCGCGACTACCAGCGTGGAAACGAGGTGGTGGGGTACCGGGCGTCCACGACGCTCCATATTCGCAGCGCGGAAGTGGATGCCCTGGCACCCCTGCTGTCGGCAGCGCTTGAGCACGGTGCCACCGACATTTCAGGGGTAACCTTCCACACGGTGGCAGAAGACTCGCTGCGCCGCGTGGCCTTGGAGCGGGCAGTGGATTCAGCCAGAAAGGACGCAGCGGCCATCGCCGAAGCCCACGACCTGGCTCTCGGCGCGTTGGTAAGCATCACCACGGACTCACGCCGCCGTCAACAGGTCGCGCTGGGACGCCCTCTGGATATGCCCGGCCTCGACGAGGTGGTGGTTACCAGCGCGGCGGTCTCGCCGAGGAGGGTCACCATTCGTGCCCAGGTCACCGCGGCGTGGTTGATCGCGAAACCAACAAACACTGATCGGTAA
- a CDS encoding S8 family serine peptidase, translating to MRSFGLLPLVLLSCLTVAASAQTASLDIGLKRMLADPDRYLAAQQAGPERFLDAELRAGKTSHGPVHLKIRARNPALAASAVAQVGGSSALVPGTDILTAIVPLAAVRRLASTPGVVRLELARRVRPMGTAARRNDLAVASVNADQVHAGTGLSQGYDGSGVILGVIDTGIDWRHLDFTDPDDPTQSRVWAIWDQNDTQGPPPAGFSYGTLWTRSQIEAALTGGAAVRQRDEDGHGTHVAGSAAGTGAANGQHAGAAPGADIMMVATNWLDTGIVDGAKWIFDTATYLARPAAVNASLGTHAGPHDGTALMDQALDAMLAAEPGRAFLAAAGNEGASTIHWGTSALASASAYVEVFNFWDVFGYPEGIVSLTGVVPTSELQNIEVSFSADSAGSFLNPMSAARLGTTPWRSLTDVAEEVFGTLDTLRYGSGQIAGLGQIAVSRIDDRNSEIWIGISDSLWADGEDQFGDPVLFGAELWRIRVRGSGFFHLWKDDGTIITTDPGSYGATPDPDFLPGNNDYSVGSPAGGNLVIAVGASTNRAYSDDCGSLSAGDLACFSSRGPTVDGRVKPDITAPGHRVTSTLSQDVDQFALDDVSSDGMHWTISGTSMATPVATGATALLLQQRPNLNIDQIRSLLLNTTSRDAQTGTVPNNDWGTGKLDILAAMQASTPAASALNSPPRFVTALPDTTIESAPNVLAFQFAGTDPEGQSLTFRSPDLPAGATLDASTGLLRWQPAATDVGTWIVGFWASDGVMSATHTAAITVQAAANLAPAFTSVLSDTTVAPFSEVSVTYRWVDPNLDSLSLTTPELPTSATVFERFDGGAADLLWFPDDSEIGEHRITLTVSDGQEAVSTTAVVTVEAATGGAPVFTALMPDTTVTAGTTLGFQYEAGDGSGFSPFFVVDDAPLNATLSESGAFAWTPDESEVGTHTVAVTALGTFGATSTESIVTVVSGINAAPTFASALPDTTINTGSTLTFAYTATDINRDPLTFTLTTGPAGSTLSSSGAFSWTPTGNQVGSHTVSAQVSDGNLSDAHSSTITVVSGVNIDHMEIPHRFSFQGAFPNPAGDQLDFAFDIPAAETIRLLVFDSLGRAVHNQSSQLPAGRHRLPLDASGLAGGLYHFVLATSTDRIGGQFVRLR from the coding sequence ATGAGGTCCTTCGGCCTGCTTCCCCTTGTTCTACTGAGTTGTCTGACGGTCGCTGCCAGCGCACAGACCGCATCGCTCGACATCGGGCTGAAAAGAATGCTGGCCGATCCGGATCGCTATCTCGCAGCCCAGCAGGCCGGACCCGAGCGATTCCTGGATGCGGAACTCCGAGCTGGAAAGACCTCTCACGGCCCCGTACATCTCAAGATCCGAGCCCGGAACCCCGCGCTGGCCGCGAGCGCGGTGGCACAGGTGGGCGGCAGTTCAGCGCTCGTTCCAGGGACGGACATCCTCACGGCCATTGTGCCCCTCGCCGCAGTCCGCCGACTAGCCAGCACCCCCGGCGTCGTGCGCCTGGAATTGGCCAGAAGAGTACGCCCGATGGGCACAGCGGCCCGCCGAAACGATCTCGCAGTCGCCTCCGTGAACGCCGATCAGGTCCATGCCGGCACGGGATTGTCGCAGGGTTATGACGGATCGGGGGTCATATTGGGCGTGATCGACACCGGCATAGACTGGCGGCACCTCGACTTTACCGACCCGGACGACCCCACCCAATCGCGCGTATGGGCCATCTGGGACCAGAACGACACGCAGGGCCCGCCCCCCGCAGGTTTCTCCTACGGCACTCTGTGGACGCGAAGCCAGATCGAGGCCGCGCTGACCGGCGGCGCGGCGGTGCGCCAAAGGGACGAGGACGGCCACGGCACCCACGTGGCCGGATCGGCGGCAGGCACTGGAGCGGCAAACGGTCAGCACGCAGGTGCCGCCCCGGGCGCGGACATCATGATGGTGGCCACGAATTGGCTGGACACCGGCATTGTGGACGGTGCGAAATGGATCTTCGACACCGCCACCTATCTGGCCCGGCCAGCCGCCGTCAATGCCAGCCTGGGCACGCATGCTGGCCCGCATGACGGTACAGCACTCATGGACCAGGCGTTGGACGCGATGCTGGCAGCCGAGCCCGGTCGCGCGTTCCTCGCTGCGGCCGGCAATGAAGGCGCATCTACCATCCACTGGGGCACGAGTGCGCTCGCCTCCGCCTCGGCATACGTCGAGGTGTTCAACTTCTGGGACGTGTTCGGGTATCCGGAGGGCATCGTCTCCCTGACCGGCGTTGTACCCACCTCAGAATTGCAGAACATCGAGGTCTCGTTTTCGGCAGACAGTGCCGGGTCGTTCCTGAACCCCATGTCTGCTGCCAGACTGGGCACTACCCCGTGGAGGTCGTTGACCGACGTCGCGGAAGAGGTGTTCGGCACCCTCGATACACTCCGGTACGGCTCCGGCCAAATCGCCGGTCTTGGCCAAATCGCCGTGTCACGCATCGACGACAGAAACTCTGAGATCTGGATCGGCATCTCGGATTCCCTCTGGGCAGACGGGGAAGACCAGTTTGGAGACCCGGTGCTTTTCGGCGCCGAGCTGTGGCGGATCAGGGTGCGCGGATCGGGCTTCTTCCACCTTTGGAAGGACGATGGGACCATCATCACGACAGATCCTGGCAGCTATGGGGCAACCCCAGACCCTGATTTTTTGCCCGGCAACAATGACTACTCGGTGGGCTCTCCGGCGGGAGGCAACCTGGTGATTGCCGTCGGAGCCTCAACCAACCGCGCATACTCAGATGACTGTGGCAGCCTTTCCGCGGGGGATCTCGCCTGCTTCTCCAGTCGAGGCCCGACCGTGGACGGCCGAGTCAAACCAGATATCACGGCACCCGGACACCGTGTCACGTCTACACTGTCCCAGGATGTAGACCAGTTCGCCCTGGATGACGTCTCCTCCGACGGCATGCACTGGACCATCAGCGGCACAAGCATGGCGACCCCTGTGGCGACAGGGGCGACTGCCCTACTTCTGCAACAGAGACCGAATCTGAACATCGACCAGATTAGGAGCCTGCTCTTGAACACGACTTCTCGCGATGCCCAGACCGGGACCGTGCCCAACAACGACTGGGGCACCGGAAAGCTGGACATTCTGGCTGCCATGCAGGCTTCCACCCCGGCCGCCAGCGCCCTCAACTCGCCCCCGCGTTTCGTCACCGCGCTCCCCGACACGACCATCGAGTCGGCTCCGAACGTGCTCGCGTTTCAGTTCGCGGGCACCGACCCGGAGGGTCAATCGCTGACGTTCCGCTCGCCGGACCTGCCTGCGGGTGCTACACTGGACGCTTCCACCGGACTTCTCCGCTGGCAGCCCGCCGCCACCGATGTCGGTACGTGGATCGTAGGGTTCTGGGCATCTGACGGCGTGATGTCGGCTACGCACACGGCAGCCATCACGGTGCAGGCTGCCGCCAACCTCGCACCAGCGTTCACCAGCGTGCTTAGCGACACGACGGTCGCGCCGTTCAGTGAGGTGAGCGTGACATACCGCTGGGTCGACCCCAACCTGGACTCGCTCTCGCTGACCACCCCTGAACTGCCGACGAGCGCCACTGTCTTCGAAAGATTCGACGGCGGAGCCGCCGACCTGCTATGGTTTCCCGATGACTCCGAAATCGGAGAGCATCGCATCACACTCACTGTGAGCGATGGCCAGGAAGCAGTGTCCACCACGGCCGTGGTTACCGTCGAGGCCGCCACCGGCGGCGCCCCCGTGTTTACCGCTTTGATGCCCGACACCACGGTCACAGCGGGAACCACCCTCGGCTTTCAGTACGAGGCCGGTGACGGCTCCGGTTTTTCGCCGTTCTTTGTCGTTGACGATGCCCCCCTGAATGCCACACTATCCGAGTCGGGGGCCTTCGCCTGGACGCCGGATGAGTCAGAAGTAGGCACCCACACCGTTGCCGTCACCGCCCTGGGCACGTTTGGAGCGACCAGCACCGAGTCCATCGTCACCGTCGTCTCCGGGATCAACGCGGCACCGACGTTTGCCAGCGCGTTGCCCGACACGACCATCAATACGGGCTCGACGCTCACGTTCGCTTACACGGCCACAGACATCAACCGAGATCCCCTCACGTTCACCCTGACCACAGGGCCAGCCGGTTCGACCCTGTCGAGCTCCGGCGCTTTCTCCTGGACGCCAACCGGCAATCAGGTGGGAAGCCACACGGTCTCGGCACAGGTGTCGGACGGCAATCTGAGCGATGCCCACTCAAGCACGATCACCGTGGTTAGCGGGGTAAACATCGATCATATGGAAATACCGCACCGATTCTCATTTCAGGGCGCGTTCCCGAATCCAGCCGGGGATCAACTGGACTTCGCGTTCGACATTCCGGCCGCAGAGACGATCCGCCTGCTCGTCTTCGACTCGCTGGGAAGAGCCGTACACAATCAATCCTCCCAGTTGCCGGCAGGGCGCCATCGTCTGCCGCTGGATGCGTCGGGCCTTGCCGGCGGGTTGTATCACTTCGTGCTGGCAACGTCCACGGATCGAATAGGCGGACAGTTCGTGCGCCTGCGCTAG
- a CDS encoding RDD family protein, producing the protein MEFLPLTIDGRRVHVGFWSRFLAGTVDGLILVPIALLYFLASTVNWWLSLAIVLPQTWFFAMYHVSFNAVLGGTPGKLLMGLRITCPDGSAIGWREAWLRSCVDVGIAFCHALLQIWILIQVGPSAFNALPWPRAAEPSGVVLIVLGVLLGLQYVWAFGELVTLLFNKRKRALHDLIGGTVVIYKAFAKDA; encoded by the coding sequence ATGGAGTTCCTCCCCCTCACAATTGACGGCCGGCGCGTGCATGTCGGCTTCTGGAGTCGTTTCCTGGCCGGCACGGTTGATGGCTTGATTCTGGTCCCCATCGCCCTGCTGTATTTCCTGGCCAGCACGGTCAACTGGTGGCTCTCGCTCGCAATCGTACTTCCTCAGACGTGGTTCTTCGCCATGTACCACGTGAGCTTCAACGCCGTCTTGGGCGGCACTCCGGGCAAGCTGCTCATGGGACTGCGCATTACCTGCCCGGACGGATCCGCAATCGGCTGGCGCGAGGCCTGGTTACGTTCATGTGTCGATGTGGGTATTGCATTCTGCCACGCACTGCTACAGATCTGGATCTTGATTCAAGTGGGACCGAGCGCCTTCAATGCGCTTCCGTGGCCTCGCGCCGCGGAGCCCTCGGGAGTCGTGTTGATCGTCCTGGGCGTTCTCCTGGGACTCCAGTATGTCTGGGCGTTCGGCGAGCTGGTTACCCTGCTTTTCAACAAGCGCAAGCGCGCCCTGCACGACCTTATTGGCGGTACAGTTGTGATCTATAAGGCGTTCGCCAAGGATGCCTGA